A genomic window from Cupriavidus metallidurans CH34 includes:
- a CDS encoding YaeQ family protein — protein MALKSTIFKADLSVSDMDRPYYGSHTLTIAQHPSENDARMMVRLLAFACEATETLTFTRGLDEPDEPDLWDKTLTGDISHWIDLGQPDETRLKRAAARADHVTVYTYQSASAREWWKGMSGKASKLRNVTIYNVPSDAVEALARMAQRAMRLSVTIQDGDIWVSDDDHNVQITREVLQRADD, from the coding sequence ATGGCGCTCAAGTCCACCATTTTCAAAGCCGACCTGTCCGTGTCCGACATGGATCGGCCGTACTACGGCAGCCACACGCTGACCATTGCCCAACACCCGTCCGAGAACGACGCACGCATGATGGTCCGCCTGTTGGCCTTTGCCTGCGAAGCCACCGAGACGCTGACCTTCACTCGCGGCCTGGACGAACCCGACGAACCCGATCTCTGGGACAAGACGCTGACCGGCGACATTTCCCACTGGATCGACCTCGGCCAGCCCGACGAAACCCGGCTGAAGCGTGCCGCCGCGCGTGCCGATCACGTCACTGTCTATACCTACCAGAGCGCCAGCGCACGTGAGTGGTGGAAAGGCATGTCGGGCAAGGCCAGCAAGCTGCGCAACGTGACCATCTACAATGTGCCTTCGGATGCCGTGGAAGCGCTGGCACGTATGGCCCAGCGTGCCATGCGCCTGTCCGTGACCATCCAGGATGGCGACATCTGGGTCAGTGACGACGACCACAATGTGCAGATTACGCGCGAAGTACTCCAGCGCGCGGACGATTGA
- a CDS encoding YceI family protein — protein MRVVLPIAAALLASPALAAPATYTVDPTHTTVYFGASHFERTTVRGRFGKMDGRILYDPDSGTGSIDFTVDTDSIDTGNRSLDGVLRSAQFLDAQNFPVARLQANRFIVENGKLVAVEGSLSLHGISQPLRLEADRFSCGETVLFGVRRNVCGGDFHASFPRSAFGVTRFLPEVGDLVTLQVSVEASPAGAAEPAGK, from the coding sequence ATGCGCGTCGTCCTTCCGATTGCCGCAGCACTGCTGGCCTCCCCTGCCCTGGCCGCGCCGGCCACCTACACCGTGGACCCAACACACACCACCGTGTACTTCGGTGCGAGTCACTTTGAACGCACCACGGTTCGTGGCCGCTTCGGCAAGATGGATGGACGCATTCTTTATGACCCCGACAGCGGCACCGGGTCCATCGACTTCACCGTTGACACCGACTCCATCGACACGGGAAACCGCAGTCTCGATGGAGTGCTGCGTTCCGCGCAGTTCCTCGACGCCCAGAACTTCCCCGTTGCCCGGCTACAGGCGAACCGCTTTATTGTCGAGAACGGCAAGCTTGTCGCCGTGGAAGGTTCACTATCGCTCCATGGCATCAGCCAACCCTTGCGCCTCGAGGCCGATCGTTTCAGTTGCGGCGAGACGGTCCTGTTCGGTGTCAGGCGGAACGTGTGCGGCGGCGACTTCCATGCCAGTTTTCCGCGCAGCGCCTTCGGGGTAACACGCTTCCTGCCCGAGGTCGGCGATCTGGTCACACTTCAGGTGTCGGTCGAAGCATCCCCCGCCGGCGCGGCGGAACCTGCGGGAAAATAG
- a CDS encoding MAPEG family protein has product MPIAFWCVLVAGLMPVLTVAVAKAGSRGYDNHDPRAWLERQSGRARRADMAHRNHFEAFPFFAAAVLIASHLAAPQARIDELAIAFIVIRVLYTICYLTDRATLRTLFWTVGQLTVIGIFLLPVFVH; this is encoded by the coding sequence ATGCCAATCGCGTTCTGGTGTGTACTCGTGGCTGGCCTGATGCCAGTCCTGACCGTCGCCGTTGCCAAGGCCGGTAGCCGTGGTTACGACAACCATGACCCACGTGCCTGGCTGGAACGACAGAGCGGCCGCGCGCGGCGTGCCGACATGGCTCACCGCAATCATTTCGAGGCATTCCCATTCTTCGCGGCCGCCGTGCTGATCGCCTCGCATCTGGCCGCACCGCAAGCACGAATCGACGAACTGGCGATTGCTTTCATCGTCATCCGGGTTCTGTACACCATTTGCTACCTGACCGATCGCGCCACGCTACGCACGTTGTTCTGGACGGTTGGGCAACTGACAGTGATCGGCATATTCCTGCTGCCCGTCTTCGTTCACTGA
- a CDS encoding RNA-binding S4 domain-containing protein, producing the protein MAQTITFPLDREFIALNDLLKLAGVCDSGGAGKALVAAGEVSVDGAPESRKTAKIRAGQVVGVGGTGGVRIKVVAA; encoded by the coding sequence ATGGCGCAAACCATTACTTTTCCGCTTGATCGCGAGTTCATCGCGCTGAATGACCTGCTGAAGCTTGCCGGCGTCTGCGACAGTGGCGGTGCCGGCAAGGCGCTGGTCGCGGCGGGCGAGGTATCGGTGGACGGTGCGCCCGAGTCGCGCAAGACCGCGAAGATCCGCGCTGGCCAGGTGGTCGGCGTGGGCGGCACCGGTGGTGTGCGCATCAAGGTGGTGGCAGCCTGA
- a CDS encoding glutamine--tRNA ligase/YqeY domain fusion protein, with the protein MSHDTKPNDTPAASNFLRSIIDQDLATGTYAGRADKQGDPLPTVITRFPPEPNGYLHIGHAKSICVNFGLARDYAGRCHLRFDDTNPVKEDTEYVDSIIDAVHWLGFSWDSAQAGSTPHLYFASDYFDQLYKFAETLIERGVAYVDSQSAEQIAAMRGNFSEPGKPSPFRDRSVEENLKLFREMRDGKYADGEHVLRAKIDMTAPNIVMRDPVLYRIRHAHHHRTGDKWCIYPMYDFTHCISDAIENITHSLCTLEFENNRPLYDWVLEHLRDAGVFANPLPHQYEFARLNLTYAITSKRRLKQLVDEQRVTGWDDPRMPTIVGIRRRGYTPESIQLFCDRVGVSKADSWIDMSTLEGAVRDDLDARAPRSVAVLDPLKLILDNYPEGQSEECSAPVHPKQPEMGRRVFPLSRELWIEREDFNENPPKGYFRLFPGNKVRLRYGYVIECTGVDKDADGNVIAVHANYLPETKSGTPGADSVKVKGNIHWVSAPHACEAEVRLYDRLFNDPNPDAGGKNFLDALNPESKKVVTAYLEPGLRDAKPEDRFQFERHGYFVADRVDSQPGKPVFNRTVGLKDSWGK; encoded by the coding sequence ATGAGCCACGACACCAAACCCAACGACACGCCCGCCGCCTCCAACTTCCTGCGGAGCATCATCGACCAGGACCTCGCCACCGGCACCTACGCCGGCCGCGCGGACAAGCAAGGCGACCCGCTGCCGACAGTCATCACGCGCTTCCCGCCGGAGCCGAACGGCTACCTGCACATTGGTCACGCCAAGAGCATCTGCGTGAACTTCGGGCTGGCCCGCGACTATGCCGGCCGCTGCCATCTGCGCTTCGATGACACGAACCCGGTGAAGGAAGACACCGAGTACGTCGACTCGATCATCGATGCCGTGCACTGGCTCGGCTTCTCCTGGGATAGCGCCCAGGCGGGCAGCACGCCGCACCTGTACTTCGCGAGCGACTACTTCGACCAGCTCTACAAGTTTGCCGAGACGCTGATCGAGCGCGGCGTGGCCTATGTGGACAGCCAGAGCGCCGAGCAGATCGCCGCCATGCGCGGCAACTTTTCCGAGCCGGGCAAGCCGTCGCCGTTCCGCGACCGCTCGGTCGAGGAGAACCTGAAGCTGTTCCGCGAGATGCGCGACGGCAAGTACGCCGACGGCGAGCACGTGCTGCGCGCGAAGATCGACATGACCGCCCCGAACATCGTGATGCGCGATCCGGTGCTCTACCGCATCCGCCACGCCCATCACCACCGTACCGGCGACAAGTGGTGCATCTACCCGATGTACGACTTCACGCATTGCATCTCGGACGCGATCGAGAACATCACGCATTCGCTGTGCACGCTCGAGTTCGAAAACAACCGCCCGCTCTATGACTGGGTGCTCGAGCACCTGCGCGACGCTGGCGTGTTCGCCAATCCGCTGCCGCATCAATACGAATTCGCGCGCCTGAACCTGACCTACGCGATCACCAGCAAGCGACGCCTGAAGCAGCTCGTGGACGAGCAGCGCGTGACCGGCTGGGACGATCCGCGGATGCCCACCATCGTCGGTATCCGCCGCCGCGGCTACACGCCCGAGTCGATCCAGCTCTTCTGCGATCGCGTGGGTGTGTCAAAGGCCGATAGCTGGATCGACATGAGCACGCTCGAAGGCGCGGTCCGTGATGACCTCGACGCGCGGGCACCGCGCAGCGTTGCCGTGCTGGACCCGCTCAAGCTGATCCTGGACAACTACCCGGAAGGCCAGAGCGAGGAATGCTCGGCGCCGGTGCACCCGAAGCAGCCTGAAATGGGCCGCCGCGTGTTCCCGCTGTCGCGTGAGCTGTGGATCGAGCGCGAAGACTTCAACGAGAACCCGCCGAAGGGCTACTTCCGTCTGTTCCCAGGCAACAAGGTGCGCCTGCGCTACGGTTATGTGATCGAATGCACCGGCGTCGACAAGGATGCCGACGGCAACGTGATTGCCGTGCACGCGAACTACCTGCCGGAAACCAAGAGCGGCACGCCTGGCGCGGACAGCGTAAAGGTCAAGGGCAACATCCACTGGGTCAGCGCGCCTCACGCGTGTGAAGCCGAAGTCCGCCTGTACGACCGTCTGTTCAACGATCCGAACCCGGATGCCGGTGGCAAGAACTTCCTGGACGCGCTGAATCCGGAATCGAAGAAGGTCGTGACCGCCTATCTGGAGCCGGGCCTACGCGATGCCAAACCAGAGGACCGTTTCCAGTTCGAGCGGCACGGTTACTTCGTGGCGGACCGAGTGGATTCGCAGCCGGGCAAGCCGGTGTTCAACCGCACGGTTGGACTCAAGGACAGCTGGGGCAAGTGA
- a CDS encoding CoA transferase, whose amino-acid sequence MNSASFATVPPQTAPDALAALWREAGMPPEALGHLTLTGADPVLPSSFAIGTAAQTSLGASALAAAALWAQRTGNWQGVAVDMRHAMAEFRSERYLRVKGGAAPELWDKIAGLYPCGDGRWVRLHTNFPHHRDGVLKLLHCAHDKDAVRAALSKWKAEDFEAAASDAGMVVAAMRTYDEWQAHPQAQALRGLPPVIIERIGDAPPMPLPAFAPQAEINVDARPLSGVRVLDFTRIIAGPVAGRTLAAHGADVLLVTAAHLPSIPPLVIDTGRGKRSCQLDLRDADDKRALHKLLHGADVVVQGYRPNGLAELGVGAEAAARARPGIVYVSLSAYGHVGPWAGKRGFDSLVQTATGFNDDEARAAGSTEPKPLPAQVLDHAAGYLLAFGAMAALHRRAVEGGSWHVRVSLAQVGQWLRGLGRLPDGFSVPDQHIDEISDLLEVQESGFGELTVVRHAAQLSATPAYWALPSEPLGTHAAEWLPR is encoded by the coding sequence ATGAACTCCGCTTCCTTCGCCACCGTTCCCCCCCAAACTGCCCCCGATGCCTTGGCCGCGCTCTGGCGCGAGGCCGGGATGCCCCCGGAAGCACTTGGGCATCTGACGCTGACCGGCGCCGATCCGGTTCTCCCATCCAGCTTCGCCATTGGCACTGCGGCCCAGACCAGCCTGGGCGCGTCGGCGCTGGCTGCCGCCGCGTTGTGGGCGCAGCGGACCGGCAACTGGCAGGGCGTCGCGGTCGATATGCGCCATGCCATGGCCGAGTTTCGCAGCGAGCGCTATCTGCGCGTCAAAGGTGGCGCCGCGCCCGAGCTATGGGACAAGATCGCGGGGCTGTACCCGTGCGGCGATGGCCGCTGGGTCAGGCTGCATACGAATTTTCCGCATCATCGGGATGGCGTGCTGAAGCTTCTGCATTGCGCGCACGACAAGGATGCCGTGCGCGCTGCGCTGTCCAAGTGGAAGGCCGAGGACTTCGAAGCGGCGGCCTCGGACGCCGGCATGGTCGTGGCGGCGATGCGGACCTATGACGAATGGCAGGCGCACCCGCAGGCTCAGGCGTTGCGGGGGCTCCCGCCGGTCATCATCGAACGGATCGGCGATGCGCCGCCGATGCCGTTGCCGGCATTTGCACCCCAGGCCGAAATCAATGTCGATGCCAGGCCGTTGTCCGGCGTGCGCGTGCTCGACTTCACGCGCATCATCGCCGGCCCGGTGGCGGGGCGGACATTGGCCGCCCACGGCGCCGATGTGTTGCTGGTCACGGCTGCACACCTGCCGTCGATTCCGCCGCTCGTTATCGATACCGGGCGTGGCAAACGCTCCTGCCAGCTCGATCTGCGTGACGCGGATGACAAGCGCGCGCTGCACAAGCTGCTGCACGGCGCCGATGTCGTGGTGCAGGGGTATCGCCCGAACGGGCTGGCGGAGCTCGGGGTCGGTGCCGAAGCCGCGGCGCGCGCGCGTCCGGGCATCGTCTATGTGTCGCTATCTGCTTATGGCCATGTCGGGCCGTGGGCGGGCAAGCGTGGTTTCGATTCGCTCGTGCAGACGGCCACCGGCTTCAATGACGACGAAGCCCGTGCAGCGGGCTCCACCGAGCCGAAGCCGCTCCCGGCACAGGTGCTGGATCATGCCGCGGGGTATCTGCTGGCCTTCGGCGCGATGGCGGCGCTGCACCGCCGTGCGGTGGAAGGCGGAAGCTGGCATGTGCGCGTGTCGCTGGCCCAGGTCGGGCAATGGTTGCGCGGGCTAGGTCGCCTGCCGGATGGCTTCAGCGTGCCCGACCAGCACATCGACGAGATTTCGGACCTGCTCGAAGTGCAGGAGTCGGGCTTCGGCGAGTTGACCGTGGTGCGTCACGCGGCCCAGTTATCGGCAACGCCGGCATATTGGGCGTTGCCTTCCGAACCACTCGGTACCCACGCGGCCGAGTGGCTGCCGCGCTAG
- a CDS encoding pyridoxamine 5'-phosphate oxidase family protein, whose product MPSHDIATLADLESLYAEPSGASLAKEVDYLHPHYRAFVEASPFCLLSTASGKGGDCSPRGDAPGFVHVLDDRTLLLPDRRRNNRIDSLRNIIADPRVGLLFLIPGVNETLRVSGTAKISTDPDLIARCVVQDKAPTSVLVIAIHLVFFQCARALMRSHLWSADAQISREALPSNGTIVATLSQNAIDAATYDRELPDRLRNNLY is encoded by the coding sequence ATGCCATCGCACGACATTGCCACACTTGCCGATCTCGAATCGTTGTACGCCGAACCGTCAGGGGCATCGCTTGCCAAGGAGGTGGACTACCTCCACCCGCATTACCGAGCCTTTGTGGAGGCGTCACCGTTCTGCCTACTCTCGACGGCCAGCGGCAAGGGAGGCGACTGCTCCCCACGCGGCGACGCGCCTGGATTCGTGCATGTGCTCGACGATCGCACGTTGTTGCTGCCGGACCGTCGCAGGAACAATCGCATCGACAGCCTGCGCAATATCATTGCCGACCCGCGCGTGGGACTGCTGTTCCTGATTCCGGGCGTCAACGAAACACTGCGTGTCAGCGGGACCGCAAAGATCTCCACGGATCCGGACCTGATCGCCCGCTGCGTGGTGCAGGACAAAGCGCCGACCTCGGTGCTCGTCATCGCAATCCACTTGGTATTCTTCCAGTGCGCCCGCGCGCTGATGCGATCGCACCTGTGGTCCGCCGACGCGCAGATTTCACGCGAGGCGCTGCCGAGCAATGGCACGATCGTCGCAACGCTGAGCCAGAATGCGATCGACGCCGCCACCTACGATCGCGAACTCCCGGACCGCCTGCGCAATAACCTCTACTAG
- a CDS encoding PhzF family phenazine biosynthesis protein: MPTFAYRIVNVFAESTFGGNPLCVFEDARGLDDATMQALALQFNLSETTFVLPSDNANAAVRIFTPGYEMRFAGHPTLGTAHVVRDLMKTGDALSLEFKAGVVPVTAKGDRWTLTAPHTGAPKTAPAGLPDAEMASLLGLTMDDLAGSPMWVDTGADQLLVPVKTPDAVRRAQPDSSRLDRWPQSSLGRKTAYVFAFDPEQPGKALVRYFFTKQGGGVAEDPGTGSACANLGGWLVATGHQLPASYEVDQGEFVDRRCRLDLNVTTEGAIRVGGRVIELGRGTVTL, translated from the coding sequence ATGCCTACTTTTGCCTACCGAATCGTCAACGTATTCGCCGAGTCCACCTTCGGCGGCAATCCCCTGTGTGTGTTCGAGGACGCGCGCGGACTCGATGACGCGACCATGCAGGCGCTGGCCCTGCAGTTCAACTTGTCGGAGACCACCTTCGTGCTCCCATCCGACAACGCCAACGCCGCCGTGCGCATATTCACGCCGGGATACGAGATGCGCTTCGCAGGCCATCCGACGCTTGGCACGGCGCACGTAGTACGGGACCTGATGAAAACGGGTGACGCGCTTTCGCTCGAATTCAAGGCCGGCGTGGTCCCGGTCACGGCCAAGGGTGACCGCTGGACACTGACCGCGCCGCACACGGGCGCGCCGAAGACCGCCCCGGCGGGCCTGCCGGATGCCGAGATGGCATCGTTGCTGGGCCTGACCATGGACGATCTTGCCGGATCACCGATGTGGGTCGACACCGGCGCCGACCAATTGCTGGTCCCCGTGAAGACGCCCGACGCAGTACGTCGCGCACAACCGGACAGCAGCCGGCTCGATCGCTGGCCGCAAAGCAGCCTGGGCCGCAAGACCGCCTATGTCTTTGCATTCGACCCGGAACAGCCAGGCAAGGCACTCGTGCGGTATTTCTTCACCAAGCAAGGCGGCGGCGTAGCGGAAGACCCAGGCACTGGCTCCGCTTGCGCCAACCTGGGCGGATGGCTCGTAGCAACGGGCCACCAGTTGCCCGCCAGCTACGAGGTGGACCAGGGCGAGTTCGTCGATCGCCGCTGCCGGCTGGACCTGAACGTGACCACCGAGGGCGCGATTCGCGTGGGCGGCCGCGTGATCGAACTCGGTCGCGGCACCGTGACACTCTGA
- the ggt gene encoding gamma-glutamyltransferase: MQNFNWTNPYPTVRIPLFARNVVSTSHPLAAQAGLRMLLKGGNAVDAAIAAAAAITLVEPVSCGLGSDAFAILWDGKQLHGLNSSGVAPAAWNPDYFKNKYGADGNGLANRPIRGWDSVTVPGVIAGWAALHERFGKLPFEDLMEPAIEIAERGYAVPPVVAHKWAAAVPDLKSQPGFADTFMPNGRAPAVGEKFLFKDAADTLRKIGATGGRAYYEGEIAEKIAAFSKACGGAMTLDDLRNYRPEWVTPISKSYRGYEVHEIPPNGQGIAALMALGILDQFDVGSLPVDSVDSQHLQIEAMKLAFADLYRYVADPRSMEVTPEQMLDEAYLKSRAKLIDMQRATHFNFGMPRTGGTIYLTAADENGMMISFIQSNYMGFGSGVVVPGTGISLQNRGVGFSMDPKSANVVEGGKRPFHTIIPAFLTKQGKPVMSFGVMGGDMQPQGHLQTVVRMLDYNQQPQAACCAPRWKVNRDFTLDVEGTMDPNTVAGLKERGHKLKSVEDPYMDFGSGQFIWRLSDDAEQGYVAASDSRRDGQAVGF, encoded by the coding sequence ATGCAGAACTTCAACTGGACCAACCCCTACCCCACCGTGCGCATTCCGCTGTTCGCGCGCAACGTTGTGTCGACCTCGCATCCGCTGGCGGCCCAGGCCGGCCTGCGGATGCTGCTCAAGGGTGGCAACGCAGTGGACGCCGCGATTGCCGCCGCCGCGGCGATCACGCTGGTGGAACCGGTGTCGTGCGGCCTGGGCAGCGATGCCTTCGCGATCCTGTGGGACGGCAAGCAACTGCACGGCCTGAATTCGTCGGGCGTGGCACCGGCCGCGTGGAATCCGGACTACTTCAAGAACAAGTACGGCGCCGATGGCAACGGCCTTGCGAACCGGCCGATCCGTGGCTGGGATTCGGTCACCGTGCCTGGTGTCATCGCCGGCTGGGCCGCGCTGCACGAACGCTTCGGCAAGCTGCCGTTCGAAGACCTGATGGAACCCGCGATCGAGATCGCGGAACGTGGCTATGCAGTGCCGCCGGTGGTTGCGCACAAGTGGGCCGCCGCCGTGCCGGACCTCAAGAGCCAGCCCGGCTTTGCCGACACGTTCATGCCGAATGGCCGCGCGCCGGCTGTCGGCGAGAAGTTCTTGTTCAAGGATGCCGCAGACACGCTGCGCAAGATCGGCGCCACTGGCGGCCGTGCGTACTATGAAGGCGAAATCGCCGAGAAGATCGCCGCGTTCAGCAAGGCATGCGGTGGCGCGATGACGCTCGACGATCTGCGCAACTACCGCCCCGAGTGGGTCACGCCGATCAGCAAGTCCTACCGTGGCTACGAAGTGCACGAGATTCCGCCGAACGGCCAGGGCATTGCCGCGCTGATGGCGCTGGGTATCCTCGATCAGTTCGACGTCGGCTCGCTGCCGGTGGATTCGGTCGACTCGCAGCACCTGCAGATCGAGGCGATGAAGCTTGCCTTCGCGGACCTGTACCGCTACGTGGCCGATCCGCGCAGCATGGAGGTCACGCCCGAGCAGATGTTGGACGAGGCCTACCTGAAGTCCCGCGCCAAGCTGATCGACATGCAACGCGCGACGCATTTCAACTTCGGCATGCCCCGCACGGGCGGCACGATCTACCTGACCGCGGCAGACGAGAACGGCATGATGATCTCGTTCATCCAGTCGAACTACATGGGCTTCGGTTCCGGCGTCGTGGTGCCGGGCACCGGCATCAGCCTGCAGAACCGTGGCGTTGGATTCTCGATGGATCCGAAGTCGGCCAACGTGGTGGAAGGCGGCAAGCGCCCGTTCCACACGATTATCCCGGCCTTCCTGACCAAGCAAGGCAAGCCGGTGATGAGCTTCGGCGTCATGGGCGGCGATATGCAACCGCAAGGTCATCTGCAAACCGTTGTGCGCATGCTCGATTACAACCAGCAACCGCAGGCTGCCTGCTGCGCACCGCGCTGGAAGGTCAACCGCGACTTCACGCTGGACGTTGAAGGCACCATGGACCCGAACACCGTGGCCGGGCTCAAGGAGCGCGGCCACAAGCTCAAATCCGTGGAAGACCCGTATATGGACTTCGGCTCCGGCCAGTTCATCTGGCGTTTGTCGGACGATGCCGAGCAAGGCTATGTGGCCGCCAGCGACAGCCGCCGCGACGGTCAGGCCGTGGGCTTCTGA
- a CDS encoding Bug family tripartite tricarboxylate transporter substrate binding protein: MKTWLRLFGVGLATSLTLAAAPSHAENYPSKPIRLIVPFPASGATDLLARAIAQKVGTSMGQQIVVDNRPGAGGAIGSDMAAKAPADGYTLLIATTSTHSIGPYINTHLPYNTETDFTPIGQVATATNVLVVPNSLPVKNVKELIDYAKKHPGELNYASSGNGTVVHLTAEAFKAQAGVFITHIPYRGTALAVPDLISNKVQILFDSIVSGMPHVKNGKLKGLAVTSMKRSPLAPDLPTVNESGLPGFESDTWFGIYGPKGLPADIVNRLNSEFNKAIQSQDVKERLAKLGAEPVGGTPAQFAAMVKKDSARWGKLIKDRKIQVD, translated from the coding sequence ATGAAAACCTGGCTTCGCCTGTTTGGCGTCGGCCTTGCCACAAGCCTGACCCTGGCTGCTGCCCCGTCGCACGCAGAGAACTATCCCAGCAAGCCGATCCGGCTGATCGTGCCCTTCCCGGCCAGCGGTGCCACTGACCTGCTGGCGCGCGCCATTGCCCAGAAAGTGGGCACGAGCATGGGCCAGCAGATCGTTGTGGACAACCGGCCCGGCGCCGGCGGCGCGATCGGCTCGGACATGGCGGCCAAGGCGCCCGCCGACGGCTACACACTGCTGATCGCCACGACCAGCACGCACTCGATCGGCCCGTACATCAACACCCATCTGCCCTACAACACCGAGACGGACTTCACGCCGATCGGCCAGGTGGCCACGGCCACCAACGTGCTGGTGGTGCCGAACTCGCTGCCGGTGAAGAACGTCAAGGAACTGATCGACTACGCGAAAAAGCATCCGGGCGAATTGAACTACGCATCGAGTGGCAACGGCACGGTCGTGCATCTGACCGCCGAAGCATTCAAGGCCCAGGCCGGTGTGTTCATCACGCATATTCCGTACCGTGGCACGGCGCTGGCGGTGCCTGACCTGATCTCGAACAAGGTGCAGATCCTGTTCGACAGCATCGTGTCCGGCATGCCGCACGTGAAGAACGGCAAGCTGAAAGGGCTGGCCGTGACCAGCATGAAGCGCTCGCCGCTGGCTCCGGACCTGCCGACGGTCAACGAATCGGGGCTGCCCGGATTCGAATCGGACACGTGGTTCGGTATCTATGGCCCCAAGGGCCTGCCGGCAGATATCGTCAACCGCCTGAATAGCGAGTTCAACAAGGCCATCCAGTCGCAGGACGTCAAGGAGCGCCTGGCCAAGCTCGGCGCCGAGCCCGTTGGCGGCACGCCGGCGCAGTTCGCCGCGATGGTGAAGAAGGACAGCGCCCGCTGGGGCAAGCTGATCAAGGATCGGAAGATCCAGGTGGATTGA
- a CDS encoding LysR substrate-binding domain-containing protein: MSTIRFLRTFVAVAEHGSFAAAAGQVALTQAAVSLQMRSLEEELRRELFDRSGRVAVLNADGRELLPMARRLLDLYEEMRLPLSGSDAMAGAVAVGAVVSVMGGLSHVVARLKRTHAALDVRLIGAKSIELATMVEGGELDAAFLVEGMARPSGVLRWTPLYDEPLVAIASRGSDGDTARQALAANPFLRFDRTQRTGVLVERALRRAHLRTNEFLELNSIEALVELVRQEVGVTVVPLLKRARWQEDEALRILPLQADGEPMVRTIGMLERRDHGRAHVTEAIRAACAELFAA, encoded by the coding sequence ATGAGCACAATCCGCTTTCTAAGGACCTTCGTAGCCGTGGCCGAGCATGGCTCGTTCGCCGCTGCCGCCGGTCAGGTGGCGCTGACCCAGGCGGCAGTGAGCCTGCAGATGCGCTCCCTGGAGGAGGAATTGCGGCGCGAACTGTTCGATCGCAGCGGGCGCGTGGCAGTGCTCAATGCCGATGGCCGGGAATTGCTGCCCATGGCGCGGCGGCTGCTGGATCTCTATGAGGAGATGCGGCTGCCACTTTCAGGGTCCGATGCGATGGCGGGGGCTGTGGCGGTCGGCGCGGTGGTGTCGGTGATGGGGGGGCTGTCGCATGTTGTGGCGCGGCTCAAGCGCACGCACGCGGCGCTTGATGTCCGGCTTATCGGCGCGAAGTCGATCGAACTGGCGACGATGGTGGAGGGCGGCGAGCTCGATGCGGCGTTTCTGGTCGAAGGCATGGCGCGCCCATCCGGGGTGCTGCGCTGGACGCCCCTCTATGACGAGCCGCTGGTGGCCATCGCCTCGCGGGGCAGCGACGGCGATACGGCGCGTCAGGCGCTGGCGGCCAACCCGTTCCTGCGGTTCGATCGCACCCAGCGTACTGGCGTGCTGGTGGAGCGCGCGCTCCGCCGCGCGCATCTGCGCACCAACGAGTTTCTCGAACTGAATTCGATCGAGGCCTTGGTGGAACTCGTGCGTCAGGAGGTGGGGGTGACCGTGGTGCCGCTGCTAAAACGTGCCCGCTGGCAGGAAGACGAGGCGCTGCGCATCCTGCCGTTGCAGGCCGATGGCGAGCCAATGGTCCGCACCATCGGCATGCTGGAGCGGCGCGATCACGGCCGCGCGCACGTGACCGAGGCGATCCGCGCTGCGTGTGCCGAGTTGTTCGCGGCCTGA